The following are from one region of the Nicotiana tomentosiformis chromosome 7, ASM39032v3, whole genome shotgun sequence genome:
- the LOC104098173 gene encoding protein trichome birefringence-like 43 isoform X1, translating into MSCLLSFLVVFSLLVLVSMLSHVHGKLINDVNQLGNNGCDLFEGSWVYDDSYPLYDSSVCPFIEKQFDCLKNGRPDKDYLKYRWQPIECNLPRFNAIEFQQKFKGKQMMFVGDSISLNQWQSLTCMLYAAEPQAKYVSKRIGGTSIFTFPKYNTSYVLFRNAFLVDITTENNGTRVLNLDSLSSAAQWKDMDVLIFDSWHWWLHTGRKQPWDFVQDGNSTYKDGNRLTLYEKALNTWAKWVDSEVDTTKTKVFFQGVSPDHDNPASSGSKTCEGVTQPLKSTEEVHQEELVLEKVLRGMNKSVNLLNITKLSQYRADGHPSVYGHGGHRDLDCTHWCLAGVVDTWNLFLNNALLGL; encoded by the exons ATGTCTTGTTTATTGTCTTTTCTCGTGGTTTTTTCTCTATTGGTTCTTGTTTCCATGTTGAGCCATGTACATGGAAAGTTGATCAATGATGTAAACCAGTTGGGAAACAACGGCTGtgatttatttgaagggagttgGGTTTATGATGATTCTTATCCTCTTTACGATTCATCAGTGTGTCCGTTTATTGAAAAACAGTTTGATTGTCTAAAAAATGGAAGGCCAGACAAAGATTATCTCAAATATAGATGGCAGCCCATTGAGTGCAATTTACCCAG GTTTAATGCTATAGAATTTCAGCAGAAATTCAAGGGGAAGCAGATGATGTTTGTAGGAGATTCAATTAGCCTAAATCAATGGCAGTCTCTCACTTGTATGCTATATGCTGCTGAACCTCAAGCTAAATATGTCTCCAAAAGGATTGGAGGCACTTCTATCTTCACATTCCCG AAATACAACACGTCGTACGTGCTGTTCCGAAATGCTTTTCTGGTAGACATTACAACAGAGAACAATGGGACACGAGTTTTAAATCTTGACTCTCTCAGTTCAGCTGCTCAATGGAAAGATATGGATGTTCTAATCTTTGATTCTTGGCATTGGTGGCTTCATACTGGCAGGAAACAACC TTGGGATTTTGTTCAAGATGGAAACTCTACATACAAAGATGGAAATCGGTTAACCTTATATGAGAAAGCACTGAATACGTGGGCAAAATGGGTAGATTCTGAAGTAGATACTACAAAGACTAAAGTATTTTTCCAAGGAGTTTCTCCTGACCATGACAA CCCTGCGAGTTCAGGTTCAAAGACATGTGAAGGAGTAACACAACCATTGAAAAGTACAGAAGAAGTTCATCAAGAAGAATTGGTACTGGAAAAGGTTTTGAGAGGGATGAATAAATCAGTTAATTTATTAAACATAACAAAGTTGTCGCAGTATAGAGCAGATGGGCATCCTTCTGTTTATGGACATGGTGGACATAGGGACTTGGACTGCACCCATTGGTGTTTGGCTGGTGTTGTTGATACTTGGAATCTATTCTTAAATAATGCACTTCTTGGATTATGA
- the LOC104098173 gene encoding protein trichome birefringence-like 43 isoform X2, which produces MDPPVATPLVSVLICSLSAQATNIFIDKLPWFNAIEFQQKFKGKQMMFVGDSISLNQWQSLTCMLYAAEPQAKYVSKRIGGTSIFTFPKYNTSYVLFRNAFLVDITTENNGTRVLNLDSLSSAAQWKDMDVLIFDSWHWWLHTGRKQPWDFVQDGNSTYKDGNRLTLYEKALNTWAKWVDSEVDTTKTKVFFQGVSPDHDNPASSGSKTCEGVTQPLKSTEEVHQEELVLEKVLRGMNKSVNLLNITKLSQYRADGHPSVYGHGGHRDLDCTHWCLAGVVDTWNLFLNNALLGL; this is translated from the exons ATGGACCCTCCAGTGGCAACCCCGCTAGTGTCGGTCCTCATTTGCTCTTTATCAGCTCAAGCAACAAATATATTCATAGACAAATTACCATG GTTTAATGCTATAGAATTTCAGCAGAAATTCAAGGGGAAGCAGATGATGTTTGTAGGAGATTCAATTAGCCTAAATCAATGGCAGTCTCTCACTTGTATGCTATATGCTGCTGAACCTCAAGCTAAATATGTCTCCAAAAGGATTGGAGGCACTTCTATCTTCACATTCCCG AAATACAACACGTCGTACGTGCTGTTCCGAAATGCTTTTCTGGTAGACATTACAACAGAGAACAATGGGACACGAGTTTTAAATCTTGACTCTCTCAGTTCAGCTGCTCAATGGAAAGATATGGATGTTCTAATCTTTGATTCTTGGCATTGGTGGCTTCATACTGGCAGGAAACAACC TTGGGATTTTGTTCAAGATGGAAACTCTACATACAAAGATGGAAATCGGTTAACCTTATATGAGAAAGCACTGAATACGTGGGCAAAATGGGTAGATTCTGAAGTAGATACTACAAAGACTAAAGTATTTTTCCAAGGAGTTTCTCCTGACCATGACAA CCCTGCGAGTTCAGGTTCAAAGACATGTGAAGGAGTAACACAACCATTGAAAAGTACAGAAGAAGTTCATCAAGAAGAATTGGTACTGGAAAAGGTTTTGAGAGGGATGAATAAATCAGTTAATTTATTAAACATAACAAAGTTGTCGCAGTATAGAGCAGATGGGCATCCTTCTGTTTATGGACATGGTGGACATAGGGACTTGGACTGCACCCATTGGTGTTTGGCTGGTGTTGTTGATACTTGGAATCTATTCTTAAATAATGCACTTCTTGGATTATGA